Within Kwoniella shandongensis chromosome 1, complete sequence, the genomic segment TCGTTGGTGTatgaggacaaggaggacgaggagaacagTGAGGAAAGTCGTTTACGACTCTTGCCACTGTACAACAAAGGAGATATCACGATCAGTCAAGCTCTCCACCGTTGACAAGTTCAAGAGAGATCTTTACATACCCCAGAGACACCTTCCGTTTGGGTTTGCCTCCCTCGTCCCCGTTCTCGGTCAACGATTCGGCCTCGCTGACATTCCTCGACCTAGGCGGTTTATCACCTCTCACGCTCGGAGCTCGAGGACTTCCATCCTCATTGTccaatgtcttcttcttctttgacaaCGACGCTTTGCGTAGGAAAGACGACATTGAATTGTCGGGTCTGATCGGGGATTTCTCGTGTATCGACGATCTTACGTTGTGCGTGATGTTGCGCAGTCCACGGGGATGGTGGCGGTCGAGTTGGTGACAATTCAGGTAGCTTAGATGAGTGATACGACtggattgatgatgatgtttGTTTTTCGAATCTGGTTTATGGTTATTTGTTACGCTCTGCACGAGCTTAAAATATTGATTTGAATGGAGAGATCAACAAAGGGTTTGATCAATGACGGGGGTGGCACGTTGCGTTTGAATGTGCGTTCTTCGCGCCCTTGATCGAGGGTACAAGATTCGTTCGGTCGTCGTTATGGTAACCGAAATCTGATCAATATGCAAACAAGAAAATAAAACGTGTGAAAAGGTAATGTCAAGATGGTTAATGTTGTTACGAGTGGGCCGATGCCGTCCCCTGTGCTGACTACTGGATGGGATGTCTGTGTGGgtgtgtgagtggtgatgatgatgatggacaggGTATCATTATTACAGCATCGTCTTGTAACGTGAAGTGTCACTAACTCTCGCTCACTCGGCCAGGAACGAGGAATCAACAGCTACAATCGTGGGAAACTTGACCTCGTGGTCTTGACTTTGCCAGCTTACTCCCAACGGAATGGTAGTGCTGTAACTAAATCGAACGGCGACATTGAATTCGCTGTCATTCCACACTTTCTCCATTGCTCTAAGCACAACTTCTAAGTAATTACTGAGTACTCGTCACTATGTCACAAAAGACAGTTGTAGTCACAGGTTAGTTGATTGCCTACCATTACCTCTGTGAAGGAGACTGACGGCTAATGATCTCGCTAGGCGCAAGCGGTCTTCTCGGTCGGGCCGTTGCGGCACACTTCATCGAGCAGGGCGACAATGGTGAGTCGGACTAACCGATCCAGTACCTTGCGCATCAGAGCGCTCGAATCGATAGACGCTGAATAATTTTCCTCCTCGTTTAGTCATCAGCCTTGCGAATAGTCGAGCAGATAGGGATCCTCACTATACCAAGCTTGACTTGCTAGACAGAGAAGCCTTGGAGGGTTTCTTCTTGAATCACAAGGTCGATGGTGAGCCCCTCTCTGCCATCGCGATGTACGAGGCAAAAGTGCTTACAGGAATTGCGTCCTATCGATAGTCGTCGTTCACTGTAAGTCGACAGCTTTCGCGTTGAGAAGACAAGCCGCAGTAAGCTGACGCACCTTCCAGGTGCCGCTGAACGTCGACCCGATGTGGCCGAAGCTGTAAGCGTGATCAACTAGCGCATAGAATCAGATTGCAATACTGAGTATTTGTTTTCGTTCGATAGGATCCCGAGAAGGCAGCCAAGGTTAGCTGCTCGCAAGGATTCGTCTGTGGAGCAGAGCACAGCTGATAAAACAATTTCCTTCATGGTGATAGATCAACGCAGCTGTTCCTGCCCATCTTGCAGCTCTGGCCAACCAAGAGGGATTCACTCTGATTTACATTTCCACAGATTACGTCTTCAATGGTAAGAAGTGAGTCATCCCCAGCTTATCCTACAGCTCCGCGCGCCGTGACATCGTCATGACAAGGGTTGACAAGTTCCTTGGTTTGCTGCTTATAGCGCGCCCTACGAGGTCGACGCGACTCCGGACCCGTTGCAAATGTACGGTCGTCAGAAGCTCGATGGGGAGAAAGCGATCTTggcagagagggagaagggtgcCAAGGTTACGATCCTGCGTGTGCCGGTCTTGTGAGTATCTCATTCATTCAGCTGTGAagtcgtcagctttgtctTAGCGATCATCAGCTGATATCGGTTTCAAAGATTTGGAAAGACGGAATACAATGCTGAGTCGGCTGTCAATGTCATTCGAGATGGTAAGCTCGAACACTCTGGCGGACATCTGAGATAGACGTGATAAGCTGATTTTCTATCAGTGGTCGAGGATCAGTCGGGTAAGACATACAAGATGGACGCATATCAAGTTCGATTCCCCACGAACGTCGAAGATGTTGCCAGGGTTCTGTATGACCTGTCTCGTGAGTGGCATTATGATAATGAAGTTTTGCAACAAAACTCTTTCTGATGCTTGCGTATGACTTGCAGATCTTGCCAAGCCTCTCCCATCAATCTTGCACTACACTTCCCCCGCACCGGCGCTTACAAAATACGACATGACCACCATCATCGCCTctgtcctctctcttcctatCGACCACGTCATCAGAGAGACTTCTCCCCCACCTAACGCGACGCCCCGCCCTGAGAACACCCAGTTGAGCACGAAGGCCTTGAAAGAGCTCGGCGTGGATGTTAGTGAAAAGCAAGCTTTCGCAGATTGGTGGAAGGAGTATGTCAAGGCGAAGTGAGACTGTCGATGTTGACTTCGCAAACAAGTGTAGTATAGAGATTAGATGCATGCATACCCAATCATACGATGCACAAGTACATGAAACAATAACTGCCGAACCAATAAAGAACAAAGATTACGCCTTTGAACGTCTCTTCTCTGTCAATTTCTTGCCTTTAGGCAATTTGATTTGACCATCCTCTTTTTGTTCCTCGCTCTTGGTAGCTTTGGCTTGTTGAGGTTTCGCACTGATCTTGATACCCTTTGTCTTGAGCAAGTGTTTTCGTTTAGTCTCTGCGAAAAATCAAGAATCTCATCAGTCATCCTGTCCCGATCATACTGGTGGACCGCAGGCAAACCACGTATCGAAGACTTACCCGCTATCAgaccctcatcttctgccgCATCGAATTTGGCAGGTGTGTCCTCCACGatctcaccctcatcattgatcaacatctgaggagcttcttcctcctctgcagCAGCTGCGGCGGCTGCCTTGGAGAGCTTCTTTCGCTTTTCAACCTTGAATTTGGCAACGTAGAAACCGTCCatgttgtgtttgtgtggGTAGAACTgcgtcatcatcacaatAAGCACAAGAAAATGAATGTTAAGGAGTTGAGATGGACGGATAGTGATcaaaccacactcacccttctcgtcAAGTTCATACTAGGGTGGAAAGTCTTTCCCTCGAACGCTCGGAATCCTTCGACACCAAACTCCAAACCGGTCTCCACAAGCTTGACATTCGGTCTCTTTCTCAACGCGTAGTCAACAACTgactcgtcctcgtcgacagtgACGGAACATGTAGAGTAGACGACGTAACCTCCGGTCGCGGAGTTGGGGTTGCAAGAGTCGATAGCACAGAGGATGAGTTGTTTTTGCAAATGAGCGAGGAGTTGGAAATCTCGTTCGGTCTGAAGATCGCGGAGTCAGCAAAGATATAAATTCAAGAAAGTGCACGCTCAtggctcaccttgttcaccTTAACACTCGCGTCCTTGCTGATGACACCTGTACCACTACATGGCGCATCTAACAACACTCTGTCAAATCCACCAATAACTTTAGGGAACTCTCGGGCATCGTAGTTGCACACAATCACATTCTTACAACCCATTCGGTGAACGTTGGCGGTCAAACTCTTCGTTCTGGCCTTGTTCGAGTCGTTGGCGAAGATGTTTCCGGTGTTTTGTAACAACGCAGAGATGTAAGTGGTCTTTCCACCAGGGGCGGAAGCCATGTCAAGAACACGTTCGTTGGGTTGAGGAGCAAGAGCGATAAcgggaaggaaagaagatgcCGCTTGGAGCATGTAGTGACCGGCGAGGTATTCGGGAGTAGCACCGATAGGGACGGGAGATTCGAAGACTTGAAGTCCGACCTTGGACCATTTCCCGATAGGCTCGAGAGTGACACCACGGTTGATCAAAGCCTGAGCGagatctcgtcgtcgagttcGTAGGGTGTTGGCTCGGATGGTGACAGGTCTAGGAGATTCGTTGGACTCGAAGAATGCAAGGGCTTCGTCGGCAGAGAAGAGCTTCATCAACTTTCCGACAAGGAAGGTGTTGTAGCCGAAATATGTCGCAATGTCATGTTGCAATTGGACCAAGTGATCTGATCGCGACCTGAGAGCGAGACACGGCGTGTTAGCAATGCTCCTCCGCCTTTGAGACGAGGCTTCTAACTGATGTACTCACTTGCCAGGAACACCCTTCGAAAGCTTGTCATCCTTACTTCCAAGAACGCCTAccaaccatctcatcctctgctcaacctctctcAAACTGGTTCCATGCTcatgttcctcctcatcaccaccattgTCGACCGCTGGTAAGGTGAAAGTGTCCTCCAGATCGTCCTCGAGGTTGGTCTGGAtgtctccatcctcatcttcgtcatcgctgtCCTCTTGTGCATCTCCCATTTCagcgtcctcgtcctcatttGATGAAGCGAAAGCGGAATCGGCcgcatcctcgtcatcctcatcatcctcatcgagcATATCTTCGTCGGAGCCAACGGAGAACTCGTCATCCATACCAAggtcatcgtcctcatcgtcttcaggTGGAGCAGCGTCCAGGTCGAATGCGTGGATACCGGCAGGggcagcttcgtcgtcgtcgttgagaGGCTAGGCACAGTGTCAGCATGTCATAGAGAGGGGTATAGCATAGagctcacctcatcttcctcatcctcagagTCTGAAAAGTCGAGCTGCTTGACAGTTCCTGGTCGCTGTGAAGGGGCAAGAGATCAGCAACATTATATATCAAAAAGGAAATGTTGTGACAcacctcaatctcctcatcgtcggATCTGAGGCAGCGgtcatcgtcagcttcagccaTGATTACCGTGACGAACTACTACTCACGAAGCAgccttcttgcccttcttcgcactcttgaccttgacagtctcctcctcgtcctctgacAGTTCTCTATTTGACATGTATGTGTTAGTCAGTCATCTCCTTTATATTGGCTGTACTACCACTCACCCCTGTTGCAAAGCCTCATCTAAATCactgtcatcctcatccacttcgtctactttcttccctctccctcctaccgGTCTTCGATGAGCTGGTAATTTCGATGCCTTGTATTtactcttctcatccacgGCAGACGAAGGTGCtctcttcttgcccttctgTTGTCGTCGAGTGGGGGTAGTTCGTTCCGGGAGAGAACCGGGGATAGGTCGAGGTGCTCCTTGCTTGTTCTTAGCTCTTCGTCCCATTTTGTCTGTGTAGAGTGAATGT encodes:
- a CDS encoding dTDP-4-dehydrorhamnose reductase, with amino-acid sequence MSQKTVVVTGASGLLGRAVAAHFIEQGDNVISLANSRADRDPHYTKLDLLDREALEGFFLNHKVDGAAERRPDVAEADPEKAAKINAAVPAHLAALANQEGFTLIYISTDYVFNGKNAPYEVDATPDPLQMYGRQKLDGEKAILAEREKGAKVTILRVPVLFGKTEYNAESAVNVIRDVVEDQSGKTYKMDAYQVRFPTNVEDVARVLYDLSHLAKPLPSILHYTSPAPALTKYDMTTIIASVLSLPIDHVIRETSPPPNATPRPENTQLSTKALKELGVDVSEKQAFADWWKEYVKAK